One Eurosta solidaginis isolate ZX-2024a chromosome 5, ASM4086904v1, whole genome shotgun sequence DNA segment encodes these proteins:
- the Taf6 gene encoding transcription initiation factor TFIID subunit 6 isoform X1 yields MIKEKVSARKFSQICKNYWIDIHSKKMSVNTGRVAGDMLYGTTLSAESMKVIAESIGVGSLPDDAAKELAEDVSFKIKRIVQDAAKFMHHSKRERLMLSDIDHAVKVRNIEPQYGFTSNDFIPFRFASGGGRELHFTEEKEFELSEILQVNPPKVPLEITLRSHWLVVDGIQPTIPENPPPLSKDSQALESVNPVVKLDQSLTKDAAGKPATGKIHKLRNVETVHVKQLATHELSVEQQLYYKEITEACVGSDEPRRGEALQSLASDPGLHEMLPRMCTFIAEGVKVNVVQNNLALLIYLMRMVRALLDNPSLYLEKYLHELIPSVTTCIVSKQLCMRPELDNHWALRDFASRLMALICKNFNTSTNNLQTRVTRIFSKALQNDKTHLSSLYGAIAGLTEMGAEVVKVFIIPRLKFISERIEPLLLGNQMQSNTDKTAAGHIRAMLQKCCPPVLKQIRRPPDYTEEYRNDYGFMGPALCQAVIKARNAPPSSTTPTPPSSISNAPITSAAATASTVGRPQVTQINSPVVTAMPQLRAIQHPSQPPQKFVIVSQASAQQAQHQQQQQQQQQQLQQSQQQVQLQQQPQISLTQRPATPQSVLLTTQLNGSGGSSGGSVSNSFLNRSDRASVDSNSIIIDTEEVRPPPELDDLSHLA; encoded by the exons ATGATTAAGGAAAAGGTTTCTGCGCGTAAATTTtcacaaatttgtaaaaactattGGATAGACATACATTCTAAGAAAATGAGTGTAAATACAGGACGGGTGGCCGGTGATATGTTGTACGGAACTACACTCTCCGCCGAGTCGATGAAGGTGATAGCTGAAAGTATTGGCGTGGGCTCTCTACCAGATGATGCTGCCAAAGAGCTCGCCGAAGATGTAAGCTTTAAAATAAAGCGTATTGTACAGGATGCGGCGAAATTTATGCACCACTCCAAGCGTGAACGTCTCATGCTAAGCGACATCGATCATGCGGTTAAAGTGCGTAACATTGAACCACAGTATGGTTTTACATCAAACGATTTCATACCGTTCCGTTTTGCTTCGGGCGGCGGGCGAGAATTGCATTTCACCGAAGAAAAAGAATTTGAATTGAGTGAAATATTGCAAGTGAATCCACCTAAAGTGCCACTCGAAATAACATTACGTTCACATTGGTTGGTAGTGGATGGTATACAACCAACGATACCAGAAAACCCGCCACCACTCTCTAAAGACTCACAAGCATTGGAATCGGTTAACCCTGTAGTAAAATTAGATCAAAGTCTAACAAAAGATGCTGCCGGCAAACCTGCTACAGGTAAAATACATAAGTTGCGTAATGTGGAAACGGTGCACGTGAAACAATTGGCTACGCATGAGCTATCCGTGGAACAACAACTTTACTACAAAGAAATTACCGAGGCATGTGTGGGTTCGGATGAACCAAGGCGTGGTGAGGCGTTGCAATCACTAGCTTCTGATCCTGGTCTGCACGAAATGCTACCACGTATGTGCACTTTCATTGCTGAGGGCGTCAAAGTGAATGTGGTACAAAATAATTTGGCTCTACTCATTTATTTGATGCGTATGGTGCGTGCGTTGTTGGATAACCCATCATTGTATCTAGAAAAATAT CTGCACGAGCTGATTCCCTCAGTGACTACCTGCATTGTTTCCAAACAGCTTTGTATGCGCCCTGAATTGGATAATCATTGGGCCCTCAGAGATTTTGCTTCACGTTTAATGGCATTGATATGTAAGAACTTCAATACATCTACTAATAATCTGCAAACACGTGTGACGCG CATCTTTAGCAAAGCTTTACAAAATGACAAAACACATTTATCTTCCTTATACGGTGCTATTGCCGGTCTCACCGAAATGGGTGCCGAGGTTGTGAAAGTTTTTATTATACCACGTCTGAAATTCATATCGGAGCGTATTGAACCTCTTCTATTGGGCAATCAAATGCAAAGCAATACCGATAAAACAGCCGCTGGTCATATACGTGCTATGTTGCAAAAATGTTGCCCGCCAGTGCTTAAACAAATACGTCGCCCACCAGATTATACAGAAGAATATAG AAATGATTATGGCTTTATGGGCCCTGCACTTTGTCAAGCTGTAATTAAAGCACGCAATGCACCACCCTCATCAACCACGCCCACACCACCAAGCAGCATTTCGAATGCGCCAATTACATCGGCGGCTGCGACTGCTTCGACAGTGGGGCGACCACAAGTGACGCAAATCAA tagTCCCGTTGTAACTGCTATGCCCCAATTACGAGCCATACAACATCCAAGTCAACCACCGCAAAAATTTGTTATAGTTTCACAGGCGAGCGCACAACAAGCGcaacatcagcaacaacaacaacaacaacagcagcagctacaACAATCACAACAACAAGTACAACTTCAGCAACAGCCACAAATATCCTTAACACAACGACCGGCTACACCACAATCGGTGTTATTGACCACACAACTAAATGGTAGTGGTGGCAGCAGTGGTGGTAGCGTTTCAAACTCATTTTTGAATAGAAGTGATAGA GCTTCGGTTGATTCCAATTCAATTATCATTGATACAGAGGAAGTACgccctccaccagagttggatGATCTCTCGCATTTGGCATAA
- the Taf6 gene encoding transcription initiation factor TFIID subunit 6 isoform X2, with amino-acid sequence MIKEKVSARKFSQICKNYWIDIHSKKMSVNTGRVAGDMLYGTTLSAESMKVIAESIGVGSLPDDAAKELAEDVSFKIKRIVQDAAKFMHHSKRERLMLSDIDHAVKVRNIEPQYGFTSNDFIPFRFASGGGRELHFTEEKEFELSEILQVNPPKVPLEITLRSHWLVVDGIQPTIPENPPPLSKDSQALESVNPVVKLDQSLTKDAAGKPATGKIHKLRNVETVHVKQLATHELSVEQQLYYKEITEACVGSDEPRRGEALQSLASDPGLHEMLPRMCTFIAEGVKVNVVQNNLALLIYLMRMVRALLDNPSLYLEKYLHELIPSVTTCIVSKQLCMRPELDNHWALRDFASRLMALICKNFNTSTNNLQTRVTRIFSKALQNDKTHLSSLYGAIAGLTEMGAEVVKVFIIPRLKFISERIEPLLLGNQMQSNTDKTAAGHIRAMLQKCCPPVLKQIRRPPDYTEEYRNDYGFMGPALCQAVIKARNAPPSSTTPTPPSSISNAPITSAAATASTVGRPQVTQINPVVTAMPQLRAIQHPSQPPQKFVIVSQASAQQAQHQQQQQQQQQQLQQSQQQVQLQQQPQISLTQRPATPQSVLLTTQLNGSGGSSGGSVSNSFLNRSDRASVDSNSIIIDTEEVRPPPELDDLSHLA; translated from the exons ATGATTAAGGAAAAGGTTTCTGCGCGTAAATTTtcacaaatttgtaaaaactattGGATAGACATACATTCTAAGAAAATGAGTGTAAATACAGGACGGGTGGCCGGTGATATGTTGTACGGAACTACACTCTCCGCCGAGTCGATGAAGGTGATAGCTGAAAGTATTGGCGTGGGCTCTCTACCAGATGATGCTGCCAAAGAGCTCGCCGAAGATGTAAGCTTTAAAATAAAGCGTATTGTACAGGATGCGGCGAAATTTATGCACCACTCCAAGCGTGAACGTCTCATGCTAAGCGACATCGATCATGCGGTTAAAGTGCGTAACATTGAACCACAGTATGGTTTTACATCAAACGATTTCATACCGTTCCGTTTTGCTTCGGGCGGCGGGCGAGAATTGCATTTCACCGAAGAAAAAGAATTTGAATTGAGTGAAATATTGCAAGTGAATCCACCTAAAGTGCCACTCGAAATAACATTACGTTCACATTGGTTGGTAGTGGATGGTATACAACCAACGATACCAGAAAACCCGCCACCACTCTCTAAAGACTCACAAGCATTGGAATCGGTTAACCCTGTAGTAAAATTAGATCAAAGTCTAACAAAAGATGCTGCCGGCAAACCTGCTACAGGTAAAATACATAAGTTGCGTAATGTGGAAACGGTGCACGTGAAACAATTGGCTACGCATGAGCTATCCGTGGAACAACAACTTTACTACAAAGAAATTACCGAGGCATGTGTGGGTTCGGATGAACCAAGGCGTGGTGAGGCGTTGCAATCACTAGCTTCTGATCCTGGTCTGCACGAAATGCTACCACGTATGTGCACTTTCATTGCTGAGGGCGTCAAAGTGAATGTGGTACAAAATAATTTGGCTCTACTCATTTATTTGATGCGTATGGTGCGTGCGTTGTTGGATAACCCATCATTGTATCTAGAAAAATAT CTGCACGAGCTGATTCCCTCAGTGACTACCTGCATTGTTTCCAAACAGCTTTGTATGCGCCCTGAATTGGATAATCATTGGGCCCTCAGAGATTTTGCTTCACGTTTAATGGCATTGATATGTAAGAACTTCAATACATCTACTAATAATCTGCAAACACGTGTGACGCG CATCTTTAGCAAAGCTTTACAAAATGACAAAACACATTTATCTTCCTTATACGGTGCTATTGCCGGTCTCACCGAAATGGGTGCCGAGGTTGTGAAAGTTTTTATTATACCACGTCTGAAATTCATATCGGAGCGTATTGAACCTCTTCTATTGGGCAATCAAATGCAAAGCAATACCGATAAAACAGCCGCTGGTCATATACGTGCTATGTTGCAAAAATGTTGCCCGCCAGTGCTTAAACAAATACGTCGCCCACCAGATTATACAGAAGAATATAG AAATGATTATGGCTTTATGGGCCCTGCACTTTGTCAAGCTGTAATTAAAGCACGCAATGCACCACCCTCATCAACCACGCCCACACCACCAAGCAGCATTTCGAATGCGCCAATTACATCGGCGGCTGCGACTGCTTCGACAGTGGGGCGACCACAAGTGACGCAAATCAA TCCCGTTGTAACTGCTATGCCCCAATTACGAGCCATACAACATCCAAGTCAACCACCGCAAAAATTTGTTATAGTTTCACAGGCGAGCGCACAACAAGCGcaacatcagcaacaacaacaacaacaacagcagcagctacaACAATCACAACAACAAGTACAACTTCAGCAACAGCCACAAATATCCTTAACACAACGACCGGCTACACCACAATCGGTGTTATTGACCACACAACTAAATGGTAGTGGTGGCAGCAGTGGTGGTAGCGTTTCAAACTCATTTTTGAATAGAAGTGATAGA GCTTCGGTTGATTCCAATTCAATTATCATTGATACAGAGGAAGTACgccctccaccagagttggatGATCTCTCGCATTTGGCATAA